One genomic window of Phalacrocorax aristotelis chromosome 23, bGulAri2.1, whole genome shotgun sequence includes the following:
- the LOC142067914 gene encoding alpha-2-macroglobulin-like protein 1 — protein MPTHRCWRRGPVQMLLKATNGSALRGKELLLVVNAKGETQNKTLLTDELGRAAFELDTSGWNNKVSLQAELKDDPSASEHEDKEYLQYQSATRYLYPFSSDSRSFLKILRVQKKLPCGQPQQLGVDYFFDEKAMRIKLQSLAVVFLVLAKGTIASVLRRQLPAEAGLRGSFSLELPIGPELAPTAKVLGYVVLPNGEMVADSTELKVAKCFPNKVNLSFSEQRAEVGAQLHLKVQAAPGSLCAVYTVAQHMQSSDPKGKLNPSMVYNLLPTFSEDSYPFEVEDPDSPNCWKYEFEPPIAFLPAINCFDVPRKSWQDCHSRRWKREVLVSDIQPGSYSLVKDAGLKTVTNAQLGCAPNVQFQGPLYPQGAGLEDDKQAGVRQDTGMQMDFLETWLWELVPVGEGGSAEVMVTVPDAITEWEAGMFCTAPLGFGLAPATTLTAFKPFFVDLALPYAVVRHETFTLVATVFNYLRQCLQVQVTLAESAELEVSASVDEVYRGCVCADEERTFHWSVRATSLGEVNVTVTAKALHSEKLCGTKMPVVPTQGRVATETKLLMVQPPRPM, from the exons ATGCCTACGCATcgctgctggaggaggggacCG GTGCAGATGCTGCTGAAGGCAACCAATGGCTCTGCCCTGAGGGGAAAGGAGTTGCTGCTTGTGGTTAACGCTAAAGGAGAAACGCAAAATAAAACCCTGCTCACAGACGAACTGGGGAGAGCCGCCTTTGAGCTGGACACCTCTGGTTGGAATAACAAGGTCTCCCTGCAG GCTGAGCTCAAGGATGACCCTTCAGCCTCGGAGCATGAAGACAAGGAGTATCTCCAATACCAAAGTGCCACTCGTTACCTGTATCCCTTCTCTTCGGACAGTAGAAGTTTCCTGAAGATCCTCAGGGTGCAAAAGAAACTGCCCTGtggccagccccagcagcttgGGGTGGATTACTTCTTTGATGAGAAGGCCATGAGGATCAAGCTGCAAAGCCTGGCTGTGGTATTCCTG GTCCTGGCCAAGGGGACCATTGCCTCCGTCCTCAGGAGACAGCTCCCTGCAGAGGCTG GGCTGAGAGGCTCCTTCTCCCTGGAGCTGCCCATCGGCCCCGAGCTGGCACCCACGGCCAAGGTGCTGGGCTACGTGGTGCTGCCTAACGGCGAGATGGTGGCTGACAGCACCGAGCTCAAGGTGGCCAAGTGCTTCCCCAACAAG GTGAATCTGTCCTTCTCGGAGCAGAGGGCTGAGGTGGGCGCTCAGCTCCACCTGAAGGTGCAGGCTGCCCCAGGGTCACTGTGCGCCGTCTACACCGTGGCTCAACACATGCAGTCCTCTGATCCCAAGGGCAAGCTCAACCCCAGCATG GTCTATAACTTACTCCCAACGTTTTCTGAAGACAGCTATCCTTTTGAAGTTGAAGATCCTGATTCACCTAACTGTTGGAAATATGAGTTTGAACCCCCCATAGCATTTCTTCCAGCCATTAACTGTTTTGATGTGCCAAGGAAGAGCTGGCAAGATTGCCATTCCAGACGGTGGAAAAGGGAGGTACTGGTGTCTGACATCCAGCCAGGCTCCTACAGCCTGGTTAAG GATGCAGGTTTGAAAACTGTCACCAACGCCCAGCTGGGCTGTGCACCAAACGTCCAGTTCCAAGGGCCTTTATACCCCCAAG GAGCAGGACTGGAGGACGATAAGCAAGCGGGTGTCAGGCAGGACACAGGGATGCAGATGGATTTCTTGGAGACGTGGCTGTGGGAGCTGGTCCCTGTGGG GGAGGGGGGCTCTGCAGAGGTGATGGTGACGGTGCCCGATGCCATCACCGAGTGGGAAGCCGGGATGTTCTGCACGGCCCCGCTGGGCTTTGGGCTGGCCCCTGCTACCACACTCACAGCCTTCAAGCCCTTCTTCGTGGACCTGGCGCTGCCCTACGCCGTGGTCCGCCACGAAACCTTCACCCTCGTGGCCACCGTCTTCAACTACCTGCGTCAGTGCCTGCAG GTTCAGGTGACGCTGGCGGAGTCGGCAGAGCTGGAGGTGTCAGCGAGTGTGGACGAGGTGTACAGAGGCTGTGTCTGTGCAGATGAAGAGAGGACCTTCCACTGGAGCGTACGAGCCACCAGCCTGG GGGAGGTGAATGTCACCGTCACCGCCAAGGCCCTGCACTCTGAGAAGCTCTGTGGCACCAAGATGCCCGTGGTGCCCACCCAGGGGCGTGTGGCCACCGAGACAAAACTCCTGATGGTGCAG CCTCCAAGACCGATGTGA